In Littorina saxatilis isolate snail1 linkage group LG8, US_GU_Lsax_2.0, whole genome shotgun sequence, a single genomic region encodes these proteins:
- the LOC138973078 gene encoding ubiquitin carboxyl-terminal hydrolase 2-like, whose translation MPTASAALRGGSTYATTYGSSYSTSSTIGRSNSATRRSSLSNGYGTSTNATSQYRTSRPLPTGPGPLDRHGRKLDGFSVTGLDTATRRARASPVGGGLSSTRSGPLKADHSTGYTASTRYNGLDRTSDYLSGTSTLNRKNSTSGLDPLPYHTTTTTTTTTSGNRLSGRRSSSLANLRLDDEPSSSVYSRAHHYDSEDRVGQRPSSRRGSRYNDDILGTTPRVGKTVGMSSEDKKESVVGGRLRYTPSASRESSPGTSNGIGTGNRGRQFGEARDEQSRSKCSSTSSSSSTSVNGKSFHRDGGKVGLRNLGNTCFMNSVLQCLSNTKPLLEWLLSDGYLLDINTTTSGMKGALIKAFANMTKSLWKESASESYVSPNAFKTQIQKFASRFMGYAQQDAQEFLRYLLEGIHEDVNRVTQKPKPVILDDNRLDSKHDRDKAKEYWNAYLTRDNSHILDIFVGQLKSELKFAECGHRSVTFDPFWDLSLPIPSRSRSSELSLDDCLRLFMKEEELEAEERPMCTKCKVRRSCTKSFSIHRFPQILVFHLKRFSQERYGRKLSTLVDFPVKGLKLTDYSSEGGQKVTYDLYAVSDHSGGVHSGHYTAICKNPYSGEWHTFNDTQVSPARSNQAVSSEAYILFYELTSPAGRL comes from the exons ATGCCTACAGCCTCTGCGGCATTAAGGGGTGGCAGCACCTATGCCACCACGTATGGCTCCTCCTACTCCACCTCGTCCACGATTGGTCGAAGCAATTCCGCTACGCGCCGGAGCAGCCTGAGCAATGGCTATGGTACGTCCACCAACGCTACATCGCAGTACCGGACTTCCAGGCCGCTGCCCACGGGTCCAGGGCCCCTGGACAGACATGGCCGAAAGCTGGACGGGTTTTCCGTCACGGGACTGGACACCGCCACGCGCAGAGCTAGAGCGTCTCCGGTCGGCGGGGGTCTGAGCTCGACCCGGTCCGGCCCTCTGAAAGCCGACCACAGCACAGGCTACACTGCATCGACACGGTACAACGGTCTCGACCGCACCTCGGACTATCTCTCCGGCACTTCCACTCTGAACCGGAAGAATTCTACCAGCGGCCTTGACCCTTTGCCCtaccacaccaccaccaccaccaccacaaccaccagtGGTAATCGGCTTTCAGGTCGGCGCTCATCCAGCCTAGCCAACCTACGGCTAGATGACGAGCCGTCGTCCTCTGTCTACTCCCGAGCGCACCACTATGACAGCGAAGACCGGGTCGGGCAGCGCCCCAGCAGTCGCCGAGGAAGTCGCTACAACGATGACATCCTGGGGACGACCCCACGGGTGGGGAAGACGGTGGGAATGTCGTCGGAGGACAAGAAAGAGTCCGTGGTGGGCGGCCGCTTGCGCTACACCCCGAGCGCTTCGAGGGAGTCGAGCCCTGGAACTAGTAACGGGATCGGAACTGGAAACCGGGGGCGTCAGTTCGGGGAGGCGCGGGACGAGCAATCACGGTCCAAGTGTTCCAGCACCAGCTCCAGCAGCTCCACATCTGTCAAT GGCAAGTCTTTTCACAGGGACGGTGGAAAGGTGGGCCTTCGTAACCTTGGCAACACG tgtttcATGAACTCGGTGCTGCAATGCCTGAGCAACACCAAGCCCTTGCTGGAGTGGCTGCTGAGCGACGGCTACCTCCTCGacatcaacaccaccaccaGCGGCATGAAGGGCGCACTCATCAAAG CCTTTGCCAACATGACGAAATCCCTGTGGAAAGAGTCGGCCTCGGAATCTTACGTCTCTCCCAATGCCTTCAAGACGCAGATCCAGAAGTTTGCTTCCCGCTTCATGGGCTATGC GCAACAGGACGCCCAGGAGTTCTTGCGCTACCTGCTGGAGGGTATCCACGAGGACGTCAACCGCGTCACGCAGAAACCCAAACCCGTCATTCTGGATGACAACCGGCTGGACAGCAAGCA TGATCGAGACAAGGCCAAAGAGTACTGGAATGCCTACCTCACTCGAGACAATAGTCACATCCTTG ATATTTTTGTGGGTCAACTCAAGAGTGAACTCAAGTTTGCGGAGTGCGGACATCGCTCAGTCACCTTTGACCCCTTCTGGGATTTGTCACTACCAATTCCTAGCCGG AGTCGGTCGTCAGAGTTGAGTCTGGACGACTGTCTGCGTCTCTTCATGAAGGAAGAGGAGCTGGAGGCTGAAGAAAGACCA ATGTGTACCAAGTGCAAGGTGCGCCGGTCCTGCACCAAGAGTTTCTCCATACACCGCTTTCCGCAGATTCTTGTCTTCC ATCTAAAACGCTTTAGTCAGGAGAGGTACGGTCGAAAGTTGAGCACCCTGGTGGATTTCCCAGTGAAAG GACTGAAGCTGACCGACTACAGCAGCGAAGGGGGCCAGAAGGTGACCTATGACCTTTACGCTGTCAGTGACCACTCAGGGGGCGTGCACTCGGGTCATTACACCGCCATATGCAAGAACCCCTACTCAGGAGAGTGGCACACCTTCAACGATACTCA AGTGTCACCTGCTCGTTCCAACCAAGCTGTGTCTTCAGAAGCGTATATCTTGTTCTATGAGCTCACCAGTCCTGCAGGGCGATTGTAG